The following are from one region of the Sorghum bicolor cultivar BTx623 chromosome 2, Sorghum_bicolor_NCBIv3, whole genome shotgun sequence genome:
- the LOC8063887 gene encoding transcription factor RF2a — translation MNKDKAPMPGDGGPSDGLPPQSTRRAGAPPSSSTPPPEYDISRMPDFPTRSTGHRRAHSEILGLPDDLDLSAPGGGDGPSLSDENDEELFSMFLDVDKLNSSCGASSEAEAESSSAAGGGGEGAELGHAPRPRHQHSQSMDESMSIKAEQLVGAPGMEGMSSAEAKKAVSAAKLAELALVDPKRAKRIWANRQSAARSKERKMRYIAELERKVQTLQTEATTLSAQLALLQRDTTGLTTENSELKVRLQTMEQQVHLQDALNDTLKAEVQRLKVATGQVANGGGGMMNFGAMPRSFGGNQQMFHNNQAMQSMLATHQLQQLQLHSQPQQQSQHSQHQHQHQQLHSIQAQQQQQQLHSLQAQQLQQVARDLKMKAHLAGQGQWGDGKSGSSGS, via the exons ATGAACAAGGACAAGGCTCCGATGCCGGGAGATGGCGGCCCCAGCGACGGCTTGCCGCCGCAGTCCACGCGCCGTGCCGGGGCGCCGCCCTCGTCGTCAACCCCACCACCGGAGTACGACATCAGCCGCATGCCGGACTTCCCAACCCGGAGCACCGGCCACCGGCGTGCGCACTCCGAGATCCTGGGCCTCCCCGACGACCTCGACCTCAGCGCTCCCGGAGGCGGCGACGGACCATCGCTGTCGGACGAGAACGACGAGGAGCTCTTCTCCATGTTCCTTGATGTGGACAAGCTGAACTCATCGTGCGgggcgtcgtcggaggccgaggCTGAGTCCTCGTCCGCCGCGGGTGGCGGCGGTGAGGGGGCTGAGCTGGGCCACGCGCCCAGGCCAAGGCATCAGCATAGCCAGTCCATGGATGAGTCCATGTCGATCAAGGCGGAACAGCTGGTGGGGGCGCCGGGGATGGAAGGCATGTCGTCTGCAGAGGCCAAGAAAGCAGTGTCTGCGGCAAAACTTGCTGAGCTTGCTCTTGTTGACCCAAAGAGGGCTAAAAG GATTTGGGCTAATAGACAATCTGCTGCAAGATCGAAGGAAAGGAAGATGCGATATATTGCTGAACTTGAGCGCAAGGTGCAAACCTTGCAAACAGAAGCCACAACATTGTCGGCTCAGCTAGCATTGCTGCAG AGAGACACCACTGGACTAACAACTGAGAATAGTGAGCTGAAGGTTCGCCTGCAGACCATGGAACAGCAAGTCCACTTACAAGATG CTTTGAATGACACACTGAAAGCAGAGGTCCAGCGGCTGAAGGTGGCAACAGGACAGGTGGCCAATGGTGGTGGAGGGATGATGAACTTTGGTGCCATGCCACGCTCGTTTGGAGGCAACCAGCAGATGTTCCACAACAACCAAGCGATGCAATCCATGCTGGCAACGCACCAGCTGCAGCAGCTCCAGCTCCACTCCCAGCCTCAGCAGCAGTCGCAACATTctcagcaccagcaccagcaccagcaacTGCATTCGATTCAggcgcagcaacagcagcagcaactgcACTCGCTGCAGGCGCAGCAGCTCCAGCAGGTGGCGAGAGACCTCAAGATGAAAGCGCATCTGGCCGGCCAAGGCCAGTGGGGCGATGGGAAGTCTGGgagcagtggcagctaa